One segment of Ureibacillus thermophilus DNA contains the following:
- a CDS encoding MerR family transcriptional regulator, whose product MKTIQEVAKEFNITPRTLRYYEEIGLLSPNRTESNLRTFSKKEIAKLKLIMRGKRYGFSLEEIKEMVLLFDCDRTGIKQLERTVEYGAQKIKEIDEKIQELTQLKNELIQLHDNFCEKLAKLKGEDANE is encoded by the coding sequence ATGAAAACGATACAGGAAGTTGCAAAGGAATTCAATATCACACCAAGAACGCTTAGATATTATGAAGAAATCGGATTGCTTTCACCAAATCGAACGGAATCCAATTTACGAACCTTTTCCAAAAAAGAAATTGCCAAATTGAAGCTTATTATGCGCGGAAAAAGATATGGCTTTTCCTTAGAAGAAATTAAAGAAATGGTTCTGCTATTCGATTGCGACCGCACCGGAATAAAACAACTGGAAAGAACCGTTGAGTACGGTGCACAGAAAATTAAAGAGATTGATGAAAAAATTCAGGAGTTAACCCAATTGAAAAACGAATTAATTCAGCTTCATGACAATTTTTGCGAAAAACTAGCGAAATTAAAGGGGGAAGATGCGAATGAATAG
- a CDS encoding cation-transporting P-type ATPase, which translates to MNTDIEQGLTTSEAQKRIEQYGYNELEKHKKQSDLLLFFSQFKDFLVIVLLVAVQETRS; encoded by the coding sequence CTGAACACGGACATTGAACAGGGATTAACAACTAGTGAGGCGCAAAAGCGGATTGAACAATATGGCTATAATGAGCTTGAGAAACATAAAAAACAATCCGATTTATTACTTTTTTTCAGCCAATTTAAAGACTTTTTAGTGATTGTATTATTGGTTGCTGTTCAAGAAACAAGATCATGA
- a CDS encoding DUF2500 domain-containing protein encodes MLFDFMFSIFPLLFFIIFGIFLFRFFSNIKEGIKNNHSPLLTVPAKVVAKRIQVRGDHSHTTYYVTFEVQSGDRMELKVNGNEYGMLVENDIGLLSFQGTRYVSFERQNS; translated from the coding sequence ATGCTTTTTGATTTTATGTTTTCCATTTTTCCGTTATTATTTTTTATTATTTTTGGCATTTTCCTTTTTCGCTTTTTTTCAAATATTAAGGAGGGCATAAAAAATAATCACTCTCCCCTTTTGACTGTTCCAGCGAAAGTCGTTGCGAAAAGGATTCAGGTTCGCGGAGACCATTCCCATACTACTTATTATGTAACCTTTGAAGTGCAAAGTGGAGACCGAATGGAATTGAAGGTGAATGGCAATGAGTATGGAATGCTAGTGGAAAATGATATCGGTTTACTCTCTTTTCAAGGAACGCGTTATGTTTCCTTTGAACGGCAAAACTCTTAG
- the sspO gene encoding small acid-soluble spore protein O, translating into MAKREKKNLSGNFSDEQAVRKNLSREFDHELANEPLTPEEKYNNKKTKKRQ; encoded by the coding sequence ATGGCAAAAAGGGAAAAGAAAAATTTAAGCGGAAACTTCAGCGATGAACAAGCGGTAAGAAAAAATTTGTCAAGGGAGTTTGACCACGAGCTGGCGAACGAACCGTTGACGCCGGAAGAAAAATATAACAATAAGAAAACAAAAAAGAGGCAGTGA